The genome window TATCGAGGATCTCGATCAGCCGGCCCCAGGCTCGAAGGCAATGGATCGTCGCCGGCCGTTTGAGATGGCGAGCCAGGTTGAGTTGGGCTGCGAAGACTTCTTCCTGGGCCGCGTCGTCGCGAGGCGTCTGCCAGTGATCCAAGCCGATTTCGCCCACGCCGCAGGGAACCGAGCGGACCAGGTTCTCAAGCGTGGCAAGCCAACGGTCGCTGCGCTGCGCCATGTACCAGGGGTGCAGACCGAGACTGGGGATGATCGCAGGGTATCGCTGCGACAGATCGAGCACCGACGGCCAGTCCTCCTCGCTGCTGCCGTTGCACAGCAGATACCGCACGCCCGCCTCCGCCGCGCGGCACAGCACCTCGTCCAGGTCGTCGCCAAACGACTCGTTCTGGAGATGCACGTGGGCGTCCAGCAGTAATCGCGGCTTGGCGTTCATGTCAACCGCAAGTGTATTCCCCGAGCGGCCTGCGATCAATCGCCGGATCCGGGCGACCCGAGCATCGCAAGGAAATCGTCGAGATCGTAGACAAACCCGAAGGCCAGGGCGACCCGCCAAAGGGCGATCTGCTTGCACAGCTCG of Phycisphaerae bacterium contains these proteins:
- a CDS encoding TatD family hydrolase; translated protein: MNAKPRLLLDAHVHLQNESFGDDLDEVLCRAAEAGVRYLLCNGSSEEDWPSVLDLSQRYPAIIPSLGLHPWYMAQRSDRWLATLENLVRSVPCGVGEIGLDHWQTPRDDAAQEEVFAAQLNLARHLKRPATIHCLRAWGRLIEILDSQPPLPAGFLLHAYSGPAELIERLVERNAWFSFSANILHENHKRVRQTIACVPADRLMLESDAPFMPPPQDRCPDSFRRSGENIRNEPAILPLVLAEAARLRSQPPEELAAALSDNARRFLSVLIER